In Wenyingzhuangia fucanilytica, the following are encoded in one genomic region:
- a CDS encoding DUF456 domain-containing protein encodes MDYILLFFGFFLVIGGIIGSFLPVVPGPPTGWLGLLLLNLTSKVITDWTFLGVTLAIAILVVIADYIIPALGAKKFGGSKYGIWGSTIGLIVGLLFTPIGMILCLFLGAFIGELIHDSKNIQKAIKASLGSVIGFFFSTAIKLIVGIVFLVYFVKIVIENKAAFF; translated from the coding sequence ATGGATTATATATTACTGTTTTTTGGTTTTTTTCTGGTTATTGGAGGAATTATAGGTTCTTTTTTACCCGTTGTGCCAGGTCCACCTACAGGTTGGTTGGGTTTGTTGTTGTTAAATTTAACATCAAAAGTAATAACAGATTGGACTTTTTTAGGAGTTACATTGGCCATTGCCATACTCGTGGTAATTGCCGATTATATAATTCCTGCTTTAGGTGCTAAAAAGTTTGGTGGTAGTAAATATGGAATTTGGGGTTCAACCATTGGGTTGATTGTAGGATTGCTTTTTACGCCAATAGGAATGATTTTATGTTTGTTTTTAGGAGCGTTTATAGGGGAGTTAATTCACGATAGTAAAAACATTCAAAAAGCAATTAAAGCCTCTTTAGGTTCAGTAATTGGGTTCTTTTTTTCTACAGCAATTAAGTTAATTGTAGGGATTGTTTTTTTGGTCTATTTTGTTAAAATAGTCATAGAAAACAAAGCTGCTTTCTTTTAA